From Budorcas taxicolor isolate Tak-1 chromosome 19, Takin1.1, whole genome shotgun sequence, the proteins below share one genomic window:
- the LOC128064445 gene encoding keratin, type I microfibrillar, 47.6 kDa: MSYNFCLPNLSFRSSCSSRPCVPSSCCGTTLPGACNIPASVGSCNWFCEGSFNGNEKETMQFLNDRLASYLEKVRQLERENVELESRILERSQQQDPLVCPNYQSYFRTIEELQQKILCGKSENARLVVQIDNAKLASDDFRTKYETEVSLRQLVEADLNGLRRILDELTLCKSDLEAQVESLKEELICLKQNHEQEVNTLRSQLGDRLNVEVDAAPTVDLNRVLNETRAQYEALVETNRRDVEEWYIRQTEELNKQVVSSSEQLQSCQAEIIELRCTVNALEVELQAQHNLRDSLENTLTETEARYSSQLNQVQSLIVSVESQLAEIRSDLERQNQEYQVLLDVRARLECEINTYRGLLDSEDCKLPCNPCATTNACERPTGPCISNPCVSRTRCGPCNTFVH, translated from the exons ATGTCTTACAACTTCTGCCTGCCCAACCTGAGCTTCCGCTCCAGCTGCTCCTCCAGGCCCTGCGTGCCCTCCAGCTGCTGTGGCACCACCCTGCCCGGGGCCTGCAACATCCCCGCCAGCGTGGGCAGCTGCAACTGGTTCTGCGAGGGCTCCTTCAACGGCAACGAGAAGGAGACCATGCAGTTCCTGAACGACCGGCTGGCCAGCTACCTGGAGAAGGTGCGGCAGCTGGAGCGGGAGAACGTGGAGCTGGAGAGCCGCATCCTGGAGCGCAGCCAGCAGCAGGATCCCCTCGTGTGTCCCAACTACCAGTCCTACTTCCGGACCATCGAGGAGCTCCAGCAGAAG ATCCTGTGTGGCAAGTCTGAGAACGCCAGGTTGGTGGTACAGATTGACAATGCCAAGCTGGCCTCAGATGACTTCAGGACCAA GTACGAGACAGAGGTGTCCTTGAGGCAGCTGGTGGAGGCAGACCTGAATGGCCTGCGTAGGATCCTGGATGAGCTGACCCTGTGCAAGTCTGACCTGGAGGCCCAGGTGGAGTCCCTGAAGGAGGAGCTGATCTGCCTCAAGCAGAACCACGAGCAG GAAGTCAACACCCTGAGGAGCCAGCTGGGAGACCGCCTCAACGTGGAGGTGGACGCCGCCCCCACTGTGGACCTCAACCGTGTGCTCAATGAGACCAGGGCTCAGTACGAGGCCTTGGTGGAGACCAACCGCAGGGATGTGGAGGAATGGTACATCAGGCAG ACTGAGGAGCTGAACAAGCAGGTGGTGTCCAGCTCAGAGCAGCTGCAGTCCTGCCAGGCAGAGATCATCGAGCTGAGATGCACAGTCAATGCCCTGGAGGTGGAGCTTCAGGCCCAGCACAACCTG AGAGACTCCCTGGAGAACACCCTGACGGAGACGGAGGCCCGCTACAGCTCCCAGCTGAACCAGGTGCAGAGCCTGATCGTCAGCGTGGAGTCACAGCTGGCGGAGATCAGGAGTGACCTGGAGCGGCAGAACCAGGAGTACCAGGTGCTGCTGGACGTGCGGGCCAGGCTGGAGTGTGAGATCAACACGTACCGGGGGCTGCTGGACAGCGAGGACTGCAA gctcccctgcaaCCCATGCGCCACAACCAATGCTTGTGAAAGGCCCACTGGGCCCTGCATCTCCAATCCTTGTGTCTCACGTACTCGGTGTGGACCTTGCAACACCTTTGTGCACTAG